In a single window of the Tigriopus californicus strain San Diego chromosome 2, Tcal_SD_v2.1, whole genome shotgun sequence genome:
- the LOC131876956 gene encoding luciferin 4-monooxygenase-like, translated as MSIIQNRVLYGEKPFTPICVPRERDTLIRHVLEAVRRISAEEPDRKWITDVLDFANPRTRYIRDIEPMSIKFAQALVARGVQPGDVVQLYLENNVDYFLIIFAGWLCGARVSTCDPTIKGKGIQQQLKDAQPKVVFCCDSTIEKVAASWSGMVSFNPNNLILWSDEMCQSFLATPDMSLPILDNSVDDTAIILWSSGTTGVPKGIEWTHRGLMNLMDPVDFPPSTLYATTMFYHIGGFNIPMSCCIFGNFHAIFHGSNYDVQSEDIYKVVDQYQAKLLLLGSHHAIRLASDRPNLNYDLSSVLAISPLGSAVPTTIGQELKMSFPNCDMILWYYGLTETGAVTNNVDNTSLGPLRDGRMVRIVNPETNQLLGAYEHGEIQVKSGCMCAGYFNRPDLTRAAFTEDGYFRTGDLGSYDENGLLYFHDRIKDLIKYKNMHVYPADLENIIQSHQDIVEVAIYGKPNLLTQETISALVVLKKGSNLSGEEIREMVNSQVEDFKKIRGAINFVDILPRNFQGKVLRKLLPAMF; from the exons ATGAGTATCATCCAAAACCGAGTCCTCTATGGTGAAAAACCATTCACTCCCATTTGTGTTCCACGGGAGCGGGATACCTTGATCCGGCATGTTTTGGAAGCGGTTCGTCGGATCTCCGCTGAGGAGCCGGATCGAAAATGGATCACCGATGTCCTGGACTTTGCCAATCCCCGCACCCGCTACATCCGGGATATCGAGCCCATGTCGATCAAGTTTGCTCAGGCCCTCGTGGCTAGGGGAGTCCAACCTGGTGACGTGGTCCAACTGTACTTGGAAAACAATGTAGATTACTTCCTGATCATCTTCGCCGGATGGCTTTGCGGGGCTCGAGTGAGCACTTGCGATCCCACCATCAAGGGCAAGGGCATCCAACAGCAACTGAAGGATGCACAACCCAAGGTCGTGTTTTGCTGTGATAGCACCATCGAAAAAGTGGCTGCCAGCTGGTCGGGCATGGTGTCCTTCAATCCCAACAATTTGATCCTTTGGAGTGATGAGATGTGCCAAAGCTTCTTGGCGACGCCTGACATGTCTTTGCCCATCTTGGACAACAGTGTTGACGACACGGCAATCATCCTTTGGTCCTCTGGCACCACTG GTGTCCCAAAGGGCATTGAATGGACTCATCGAGGTCTGATGAATCTGATGGATCCCGTGGACTTTCCTCCGTCCACTTTGTATGCCACCACCATGTTCTATCATATCGGTGGCTTCAACATCCCCATGAGTTGCTGCATCTTTGGCAATTTCCACGCCATCTTCCACGGAAGCAACTATGATGTTCAAAGTGAGGACATCTACAAAGTGGTCGATCAA TACCAAGCCAAGTTGTTGCTCTTGGGATCGCATCACGCCATTCGGCTGGCTTCCGATAGACCCAATCTTAACTATGACCTCTCCTCGGTCTTGGCCATTTCACCTTTGGGATCTGCTGTTCCAACCACCATCGGTCAGGAGCTCAAAATGAGCTTCCCCAACTGCGAC ATGATTTTGTGGTATTATGGCTTGACCGAGACCGGTGCTGTGACCAACAACGTCGACAATACGAGCTTGGGGCCCCTTCGTGATGGTCGTATGGTTCGGATCGTGAACCCCGAGACCAATCAACTCTTGGGAGCTTATGAACATGGCGAGATCCAGGTCAAATCCGGCTGCATGTGTGCTGGATACTTCAATCGTCCCGATTTGACCCGAGCAGCCTTCACCGAGGATGGATACTTCCGCACCGGAGATTTGGGCAGCTATGATGAGAACGGCCTTTTGTACTTTCATGACCGGATCAAGGACTTGATCAAGTACAAGAACATGCATGTGTACCCTGCCGATTTGGAAAACATTATCCAATCCCACCAAGACATCGTGGAAGTGGCCATCTATGGCAAGCCCAACCTTTTGACGCAAGAGACCATTTCGGCCTTGGTTGTGTTGAAGaaaggctcaaatttgtcgggAGAGGAGATCCGAGAGATGGTCAATTCTCAAGTGGaggatttcaagaaaattcGAGGAGCCATCAATTTTGTGGACATTCTTCCCCGGAACTTTCAAGGAAAAGTCCTAAGGAAACTACTTCCCGCCATGTTCTAA